The following are from one region of the Oreochromis aureus strain Israel breed Guangdong linkage group 1, ZZ_aureus, whole genome shotgun sequence genome:
- the arl6 gene encoding ADP-ribosylation factor-like protein 6, translated as MGLFDKLAGWLGLKKEVNVLCLGLDNSGKTTIINRLKPSNAQVQDIVPTIGFSIEKFKTSSLSFTVFDMSGQGRYRNLWEHYYKEGQAIIFAIDSADKLRMVVAKEELDTLLNHPDIKHRRIPILFFANKMDMRDALTSVKVSQLLCLENIKDKPWHICATNALTGDGLQEGVDWLQDQIKTMRT; from the exons ATGGGGTTGTTTGACAAGTTGGCGGGATGGCTGGGCTTAAAGAAAGAGGTGAACGTGCTGTGTCTCGGTCTGGACAACAGTGGAAAAACCACCATCATCAACAGACTGAAGCCCTCGAAT GCCCAGGTACAAGATATTGTCCCAACAATTGGCTTCAGCATAGAGAAGTTCAAGACATCCAG TCTTTCTTTCACAGTGTTTGACATGTCAGGTCAAGGCAGGTACAGAAACCTTTGGGAACATTACTACAA GGAAGGCCAGGCTATCATATTTGCCATTGATAGCGCAGACAAACTGAGGATGGTAGTGGCCAAAGAAGAACTGGACACATTACTAAATCATCCTg ATATTAAACACCGGAGGATCCCCATTCTGTTCTTTGCTAATAAGATGGATATGAGGGATGCTCTGACTTCAGTTAAGgtctcacagctgctgtgtttggagaACATCAAAGACAAACCCTGGCACATCTG TGCCACCAATGCTCTGACAGGAGACGGTTTACAGGAGGGAGTCGACTGGTTACAAG